The Lactobacillus acidophilus DNA segment GAGACTTACATGCTTGTAGCACATAAGTCTCACAAATTAAGATAAATCCAGAAGTATCTTTGCTTCGGCTGTTGGATTTATCGCAAGCAATTGCCGTTACTCCCTTATGACAAGTTCATTATAAGAAAGTTTTCACGCTTTAACAAGTTAAAGCGAATAGTTTTTATTTTTTGTAGAAATCATCAAAAACAGTAACGGGTAAATGACGTTTGTGTTTACTCTTGTTCCAAAGTTTTTCAATTTGGTCAGCTGCTTTTTCAGAAACTTCTTTACCTTCTAAGTAGTCATCAACTTCTTCATAAGTTACACCCAGAGCTACTTCATCTGGTAAGTCTGGCTTTTCTTCTTCAAGATCAGCTGTTGGGGCCTTTTCGTAAAGGTGCTTAGGGCAACCTAACTCCTTCAAAAGCATCTTACCTTGTCGTTTATCCAAACGGAATAACGGAGTAAGGTCTGCTGCACCATCACCATACTTAGTGTAAAAGCCACTAAAGTTTTCGGCAGCATGATCAGTACCCACAACTGCACCATTATTAGCACCAGCAATAGCGTATTGAACAACCATTCTTTGACGAGCTTTAATATTACCCTTGTTAAAATCAGTAATTTTTTGACCAGTTGCTTCTACTACCTTAACCATTGCATCAACTGGTTCCTTAATATTAACAATTAAATCTTGGTCAGGATTTTGGAATTTAACAGCATCGGCTGCATCAGCTGCATCAGCTTGAACACCATATGGTAAACGAACTGCGATAAATTGATATGAATCATCGCCAGTTTCTTCACGCATTTCTTCAATGGCCATTTGACATAACTTACCAGTTAAAGTTGAGTCTTGACCTCCAGAAATACCTAAAACATAGGATTTAAGAAATGGATTAGCCTTCAAGTAATCCTTTAAAAAGTCAATTGAACGTCTAATTTCCTTTTTAGGATCAATTTCAGGTAAAACATGCTCATAGGCAATAATTTCTTTTTGTAATTCTCTCATCGACCAATACTTCTTTCTCTAATTTTACGACGAATATCCTGAATAAGGTCCATTTTACTTTCATACAAGTTTTGTGACAAGTCCACAGGATATTCTTGTGGGTTCAAGCTACGCTTGTATTCATCCCATAAACCATCTAAATTATTAGCACA contains these protein-coding regions:
- the nadE gene encoding ammonia-dependent NAD(+) synthetase codes for the protein MRELQKEIIAYEHVLPEIDPKKEIRRSIDFLKDYLKANPFLKSYVLGISGGQDSTLTGKLCQMAIEEMREETGDDSYQFIAVRLPYGVQADAADAADAVKFQNPDQDLIVNIKEPVDAMVKVVEATGQKITDFNKGNIKARQRMVVQYAIAGANNGAVVGTDHAAENFSGFYTKYGDGAADLTPLFRLDKRQGKMLLKELGCPKHLYEKAPTADLEEEKPDLPDEVALGVTYEEVDDYLEGKEVSEKAADQIEKLWNKSKHKRHLPVTVFDDFYKK